A region from the Gossypium hirsutum isolate 1008001.06 chromosome A08, Gossypium_hirsutum_v2.1, whole genome shotgun sequence genome encodes:
- the LOC107930080 gene encoding uncharacterized protein, with protein MISRTRNLISKLPLRCNSSSFFISPPPFNPKFITSTTFGSIQSHPSPSLSTLNQIASHFYSVRSLSSCSCSKPKALLNFNCSSIERTQSVLLGPRYLSTISSSSSPGPKSDDEKSHTSSSESHPSQNPDFKHQEIEGPTVERDLSSLANETREALEAMMKNIYGLSKAVAVLGLVHLGLGAWISYAYGSGAHPLGEVSVQSIMAFGFPFTLAFMLRQSVKPMYFFKMMEERGRLQILTLTLQVAKSLNVLFVRFRVVSVLCIAGASIGLLFNVLSK; from the coding sequence ATGATCTCTCGTACTCGTAATTTAATCTCGAAGCTCCCCCTCCGCTGCAattcatcttctttcttcatCTCTCCTCCTCCTTTCAACCCTAAGTTCATCACTTCCACAACTTTCGGTTCCATCCAATCCcatccctctccctctctctcaacCCTAAACCAAATCGCTTCTCACTTCTACTCTGTTAGATCACTCTCATCGTGTTCTTGTTCCAAACCCAAAGCGCTGCTTAACTTCAATTGTTCCTCAATTGAACGAACCCAAAGTGTACTACTTGGTCCCAGATATCTTTCaacaatttcttcttcttctagcCCTGGCCCAAAATCCGACGATGAGAAATCACACACCAGTAGCAGTGAATCCCATCCGAGTCAAAACCCTGATTTCAAGCACCAAGAAATCGAGGGACCAACTGTGGAACGTGATTTATCATCATTGGCAAATGAGACAAGAGAGGCTCTTGAAGCAATGATGAAGAACATATATGGACTTAGTAAAGCAGTGGCTGTTCTGGGTCTGGTCCACCTTGGTCTTGGAGCTTGGATATCCTATGCTTATGGTTCTGGAGCACACCCATTAGGTGAGGTTTCCGTTCAAAGTATCATGGCATTTGGGTTCCCTTTTACGCTGGCGTTTATGCTACGGCAATCAGTGAAGCCAATGTACTTCTTCAAGATGATGGAGGAGCGAGGTAGGCTACAGATTCTGACTCTTACTCTACAGGTTGCTAAAAGCTTGAATGTTTTGTTTGTTCGGTTCCGTGTGGTTTCTGTGTTGTGTATTGCAGGGGCGTCAATTGGGTTGTTGTTCAACGTGTTGTCTAAGTGA